In a single window of the Melioribacteraceae bacterium genome:
- a CDS encoding efflux RND transporter periplasmic adaptor subunit: protein METKNADLSSLRIDRKEKNVNPEKKQKYANMLMGIVGLALLIFLIFYGYNKLFSASIEVELTAVTLQSPSQTNAVLNASGYVVAQRKAAVASKGMGRLIYLGVVEGDRVFNNQIIARLDDSDIKAQYEQAKANLKFSEADLNDAENSYRRAKSLLESGATSQMEVDAAESRYKRVLASIDVARAQILSAEVAIENMLVRAPFDGTVLTKNADVGEIVAPMAGGLNSKAAVVTIADMNSLQVEADVNESNIEKIVIDQNCEIRLDAYPDQSYPGYVAKIVPTADRSKATVMVKIGFKSYDKRVLPEMSAKVLFMKNQTENLEIEDAKQFMVVPETSVRKKNETSVVFVINDDTAVELPVTTGKQIGSYVEIISGLEVGDRVIENLTDKIQNGIKVSIK, encoded by the coding sequence ATGGAAACTAAAAATGCTGATTTATCTTCATTAAGGATTGACAGAAAAGAGAAAAATGTAAATCCAGAGAAGAAACAGAAATATGCCAATATGCTGATGGGAATTGTTGGATTGGCTCTTCTGATTTTTTTAATTTTTTACGGATACAACAAATTATTCTCCGCTTCAATTGAGGTTGAATTGACTGCTGTAACACTACAATCCCCTTCACAAACAAATGCGGTATTAAACGCAAGCGGTTATGTAGTTGCCCAGCGTAAAGCGGCGGTTGCATCAAAAGGTATGGGCAGATTAATCTATCTTGGCGTAGTTGAAGGGGACCGGGTTTTTAATAATCAAATTATCGCAAGATTGGATGACAGTGATATTAAAGCACAGTATGAGCAGGCTAAGGCAAATTTAAAGTTTAGCGAGGCAGATTTAAATGACGCTGAGAATAGTTATCGTAGAGCTAAAAGTCTGCTTGAATCGGGCGCAACTAGTCAAATGGAAGTTGATGCCGCCGAATCCCGTTACAAAAGAGTATTAGCCTCAATTGATGTGGCAAGAGCTCAGATTTTATCAGCCGAAGTTGCAATTGAAAATATGCTGGTTCGCGCCCCATTCGATGGAACAGTATTAACTAAAAACGCGGATGTTGGTGAAATTGTTGCGCCTATGGCAGGAGGATTAAATTCTAAAGCCGCAGTTGTTACCATTGCCGATATGAATTCGCTTCAAGTTGAGGCAGATGTAAATGAATCGAATATTGAAAAAATTGTAATTGATCAGAATTGTGAAATAAGATTAGATGCATACCCTGATCAAAGTTACCCTGGATATGTGGCAAAAATTGTCCCAACCGCCGATCGCTCGAAAGCAACAGTAATGGTCAAAATTGGTTTTAAATCTTATGATAAAAGAGTACTTCCCGAAATGAGCGCTAAAGTATTATTCATGAAAAACCAAACTGAGAATCTTGAAATAGAGGATGCTAAACAGTTTATGGTAGTACCCGAAACCTCGGTTCGTAAAAAAAATGAAACCAGTGTTGTATTTGTAATTAATGATGACACAGCTGTTGAACTGCCGGTAACTACCGGAAAGCAAATTGGGAGTTATGTTGAAATCATATCCGGTTTAGAAGTTGGTGATAGGGTTATTGAGAATTTGACCGATAAAATTCAAAATGGAATTAAAGTATCAATTAAATAA
- a CDS encoding GAF domain-containing protein, whose protein sequence is MSESIFVDKNLSDDKIYEALLPQINSLINPDEPIISSMANITAVLKSSFNKISWVGFYLLNGNKLYLGPFQGNIACTVIEIGKGVCGTSAQKRESIIVDDVDKFPGHIACDSLSKSEIVVPIMDGDKIFGVLDLDSYNYSSFCETDKFYLEKICESIVLKLKLSLKETIII, encoded by the coding sequence ATGTCTGAAAGTATCTTTGTTGATAAAAATTTATCTGATGATAAAATTTATGAGGCTTTACTGCCTCAGATAAATAGTTTAATCAATCCTGACGAGCCGATCATTTCTAGTATGGCTAATATTACTGCTGTGTTAAAAAGCTCTTTCAATAAAATAAGTTGGGTTGGCTTTTATCTATTAAATGGCAATAAACTTTATCTGGGTCCGTTTCAAGGAAATATTGCATGTACTGTTATTGAGATTGGAAAAGGAGTATGCGGTACTTCTGCGCAAAAGAGAGAATCGATAATTGTTGATGATGTTGATAAATTTCCTGGACACATTGCTTGTGACTCCCTTTCCAAATCAGAAATAGTTGTGCCAATCATGGACGGAGATAAAATCTTTGGAGTTTTAGATTTAGATAGTTACAACTATTCTTCATTCTGTGAAACCGACAAATTTTATCTTGAAAAAATATGTGAATCAATTGTTCTAAAACTGAAATTAAGTTTAAAAGAGACAATAATAATTTAA
- a CDS encoding HAMP domain-containing protein: MNMKIRNKIILSFILVAFFALLIGYQANQKMDVIMKMLEQTDNHTIPHIENIYTISMSIRDITINERSLVNPNVKDQEMRMKFFENIQKAFAVIDAILINKNNVELSDSIKEKWKNVELFLNEWKLAHQKAIDLVKEKDLLLNNVEKVDRQLVQQLEQSAVDVSLLSRQKYLKCSGELKKMISSNQNEIQKKIVTANEIYTDSKNESYLWTILGFIIAVGLGFINSHILSKPINKLVKTADQIAAGEVNEKVEIIDRNDEVGRLTLALSKMLDTIRNALSKANLKEKETQKASELIKQEHEIAERQHQYLVNSVDQLLTEMKKFSHGDLTVSINQVNNDEMGKLFSGFNEAVSKIQRLVHEVSQATSSVSQTSSQIAEVSELIAHSAQLQTHQTTEIAGAMEEMSKTIIETTRNLHKAEFDAKEADKNTSIGKMKIIETKFGMNRIIHSAQDTYKIISSLASKTEQIGEITQVINDIADQTNLLALNAAIEAARAGEQGRGFAVVADEVRKLAERTTKATKEISLTIKTVQGEAQSADSSMIESGKLVNVGLEMIEEIETLFEDISKSNKNLSEIVSQIAAASEEQTSTSEEITKNIDLIKNLTDETSEKIKNVASSADKLNNLTNTLSVLVHKFNIEKEY, from the coding sequence ATGAACATGAAAATTCGGAATAAAATAATTCTATCATTCATATTGGTAGCTTTTTTTGCCCTTCTAATTGGGTATCAAGCTAATCAAAAAATGGATGTAATCATGAAAATGCTTGAGCAAACTGATAACCATACAATTCCTCATATAGAAAATATCTATACTATTAGTATGTCTATACGGGACATCACGATAAACGAAAGATCACTTGTAAATCCAAATGTTAAAGATCAAGAAATGAGAATGAAATTTTTTGAGAACATTCAAAAAGCTTTTGCTGTTATAGATGCAATATTAATAAATAAAAATAATGTTGAATTGAGCGATTCAATCAAAGAAAAATGGAAAAATGTTGAATTGTTTTTGAATGAATGGAAACTGGCTCACCAAAAGGCAATTGATCTGGTTAAGGAAAAGGATCTCCTTCTTAACAATGTAGAAAAAGTTGATAGACAATTAGTTCAACAACTTGAACAATCTGCAGTGGATGTTTCATTGCTTTCCAGACAAAAGTACTTGAAATGCTCTGGTGAATTGAAAAAAATGATTTCTTCAAACCAAAATGAGATTCAGAAAAAAATAGTTACTGCTAATGAAATTTATACTGATTCAAAAAATGAATCTTATCTCTGGACTATTTTAGGTTTTATTATTGCTGTTGGGCTTGGTTTTATTAATTCTCACATTTTATCAAAGCCAATCAACAAGTTGGTTAAAACTGCTGATCAAATTGCCGCTGGCGAAGTTAATGAAAAAGTAGAAATCATCGATAGAAACGACGAAGTTGGTAGGCTTACACTTGCATTATCGAAAATGTTGGATACAATTCGAAATGCATTATCGAAAGCAAATTTAAAGGAAAAAGAGACTCAAAAAGCATCAGAATTGATTAAGCAAGAGCATGAAATTGCAGAAAGGCAACATCAGTATTTGGTTAACAGTGTAGATCAATTGCTCACAGAAATGAAAAAGTTTTCCCATGGCGATTTAACTGTATCAATTAATCAAGTTAATAACGACGAGATGGGAAAGCTTTTTTCTGGTTTTAATGAAGCTGTATCGAAAATACAGCGTTTGGTTCATGAAGTTTCTCAAGCCACTAGTTCTGTGTCTCAAACTTCAAGTCAGATCGCAGAAGTATCCGAATTAATTGCACACAGTGCACAATTACAAACCCACCAAACAACTGAAATTGCCGGTGCAATGGAAGAAATGAGTAAAACAATTATTGAAACAACAAGAAACCTACACAAAGCGGAATTCGATGCGAAAGAAGCTGACAAAAATACTTCTATTGGGAAGATGAAAATTATTGAAACAAAATTTGGAATGAATAGGATAATTCATTCAGCCCAGGATACATATAAAATTATATCTTCGTTGGCTTCAAAAACGGAACAAATCGGTGAAATCACTCAAGTTATTAATGATATCGCTGATCAAACTAATTTGTTAGCACTTAATGCCGCTATAGAAGCTGCCAGAGCCGGTGAACAAGGAAGAGGATTTGCAGTCGTTGCAGATGAAGTTAGAAAACTTGCAGAAAGAACAACTAAAGCAACAAAGGAAATTTCGTTGACTATTAAAACAGTTCAAGGTGAAGCTCAAAGTGCTGATTCTTCGATGATTGAATCAGGCAAACTGGTTAATGTTGGTCTAGAAATGATTGAAGAAATAGAAACTCTATTTGAAGATATTTCAAAATCAAATAAAAATTTATCCGAAATAGTATCTCAAATAGCAGCCGCCAGTGAAGAACAGACGAGTACATCTGAAGAAATTACTAAAAACATTGATTTGATAAAAAATCTAACAGACGAAACAAGTGAGAAAATTAAAAATGTGGCTTCCTCAGCGGATAAATTGAATAATCTAACAAATACACTTTCTGTTTTAGTCCACAAATTTAATATTGAAAAAGAATATTGA
- a CDS encoding inositol monophosphatase: MLNKVVEIAEHAGEIIKEGFGKNFLVEYKTNSSNLVTEYDTKSEAAIISFIKKEFPAHSILAEESGTYERQNEYLWVIDPIDGTTNYAHGLPIFSVCIGVQKNGETICGVVYDVMRNAMYKSEKGSGAFCNDRKLKVSTNDDLRQSVLVTGFPYDVADNPDFALERFNAFLKNSRAVRRLGSAAIDMCYVAEGVFDGFWEVSLNPWDVCAAKLIVEEAGGLVTDFSGKRSDIFMRQFLATNVKVHQKMIDVLEV; this comes from the coding sequence ATGTTAAATAAAGTAGTAGAAATTGCCGAACATGCCGGTGAAATAATAAAAGAAGGATTCGGTAAAAATTTTTTGGTTGAATACAAAACCAATTCATCTAATTTAGTTACAGAGTATGATACAAAATCGGAAGCAGCAATTATTTCATTTATAAAAAAAGAATTTCCAGCCCACTCAATTTTAGCCGAGGAAAGCGGTACTTATGAGAGACAAAATGAGTATTTATGGGTTATTGATCCGATAGATGGAACAACTAATTATGCCCATGGATTACCAATATTTTCTGTTTGTATCGGTGTTCAAAAAAATGGGGAAACTATTTGCGGCGTTGTTTATGATGTGATGAGAAACGCGATGTACAAATCGGAAAAGGGGAGCGGAGCTTTCTGCAACGACCGAAAATTAAAAGTAAGTACGAATGATGATTTACGTCAGAGTGTGCTGGTTACGGGATTTCCATACGATGTAGCGGATAACCCCGATTTCGCGCTCGAAAGGTTCAATGCATTTTTGAAAAACTCTCGCGCGGTGCGACGGCTTGGCTCTGCCGCAATTGATATGTGCTATGTTGCTGAAGGAGTGTTTGATGGTTTTTGGGAGGTTTCGTTAAATCCTTGGGATGTTTGCGCCGCTAAATTAATTGTTGAAGAAGCGGGGGGATTAGTAACCGACTTCTCCGGAAAAAGGAGTGATATTTTTATGAGGCAGTTCCTTGCTACAAATGTAAAGGTTCATCAAAAAATGATTGACGTATTAGAGGTATAA
- the dnaX gene encoding DNA polymerase III subunit gamma/tau codes for MDFIVTARKWRPQRFEEVVGQQHITTTLKNAILNNRIAHAYLFAGPRGCGKTTTARILAKSLNCLNPSKGEPCNVCDMCKSFHNSQSLDIIEIDGASNRRIEEIRTLRESVKYAPTHGTYKVYIIDEVHMLTTESFNALLKTLEEPPSHTIFIFATTDVHKVPLTIISRCQRFDFKRIDLILIKGLLKSIAEKENIQIDDKSLTLIAKKADGALRDAQSLFDQVISFSGNIVDPALISSMLNLIDEEVFFTISDSIISKNFTSAFSITKLIYDNGWNFIDFLNGLIEHFRNIMAVVITNKTDLIEEAEEYKSKYLSYINKFTEGDVLRILAFLNKVQYELKSSSNQRLKIEVSLLHLIGLEQSSTISEIINKLNSADPVNFSQSSDSIYKSSTNPKVELVKDSLNNVIPIEKREVVLPVIQKFISPMVNETSDLDEIAGKWQQFVEQVKSDKIIFGTILNNSKPVNFEEDSISIEVEHPEDWDLIIDQKNYLDKKTKEFFGKKILLNSSKSTTKKKKSSSTGAEMKIDSEESPLINSLITELGAKELKK; via the coding sequence ATGGATTTTATAGTTACTGCTCGAAAATGGCGACCACAGAGATTTGAAGAAGTAGTTGGACAACAGCACATAACAACTACATTAAAGAATGCAATTCTAAATAACCGTATCGCTCATGCGTATTTGTTCGCAGGTCCAAGAGGATGCGGAAAAACTACAACTGCCCGTATCTTAGCCAAAAGTTTGAATTGCTTGAATCCTTCAAAAGGTGAACCGTGCAATGTTTGCGATATGTGCAAATCATTTCATAATTCTCAGAGTTTAGATATAATTGAAATAGATGGCGCATCTAACAGAAGGATTGAGGAAATTCGTACTCTGCGTGAATCGGTAAAATATGCTCCCACACATGGTACTTATAAAGTTTACATTATAGATGAAGTACACATGCTTACGACCGAATCTTTTAATGCACTTTTAAAGACTTTAGAAGAACCCCCAAGTCATACTATTTTTATTTTCGCAACTACAGATGTTCATAAAGTACCGCTCACCATTATTTCAAGATGTCAGCGTTTCGACTTTAAACGAATTGACTTAATTCTTATTAAAGGATTGTTAAAATCGATCGCTGAAAAAGAGAATATCCAGATTGATGATAAATCATTAACCTTAATTGCCAAAAAAGCTGATGGTGCTCTGCGCGATGCTCAAAGTTTATTTGACCAAGTAATTTCATTCAGCGGTAATATTGTTGATCCGGCATTAATTTCTAGCATGCTAAACCTGATCGATGAGGAAGTATTTTTTACTATTTCCGATTCGATAATAAGCAAAAATTTCACTTCAGCTTTTTCAATAACAAAGTTGATTTACGATAATGGCTGGAATTTCATTGATTTCTTGAATGGATTAATTGAGCATTTCAGAAATATTATGGCTGTGGTTATTACGAATAAAACCGATTTGATAGAAGAAGCGGAAGAGTACAAATCAAAGTATCTTAGTTATATTAATAAATTCACGGAAGGGGATGTTCTAAGAATATTGGCTTTTTTAAATAAAGTTCAGTATGAATTGAAATCGTCATCGAACCAGAGACTTAAAATAGAGGTTTCTCTTCTTCACTTAATCGGGCTTGAGCAATCGTCTACTATTAGTGAAATTATCAATAAACTAAATTCTGCCGATCCAGTTAATTTCTCTCAATCTTCAGATTCGATATACAAATCATCTACCAATCCAAAAGTGGAATTGGTTAAAGATTCGCTTAATAATGTAATTCCTATCGAAAAAAGAGAAGTGGTTTTGCCGGTTATTCAGAAATTTATTTCTCCGATGGTTAACGAGACCTCAGATTTAGATGAGATTGCCGGAAAATGGCAGCAATTTGTTGAGCAGGTCAAATCTGATAAAATTATTTTCGGTACGATACTCAACAATTCAAAACCGGTGAATTTTGAAGAGGATTCAATTAGTATAGAAGTTGAACATCCCGAAGATTGGGATTTAATAATTGACCAAAAAAATTATCTCGATAAAAAAACAAAAGAGTTTTTCGGTAAAAAAATCTTACTGAACTCTTCAAAATCCACTACAAAAAAGAAAAAGAGTAGTTCAACTGGTGCTGAAATGAAAATTGATTCCGAAGAAAGCCCTTTGATTAATTCACTTATTACTGAATTGGGCGCAAAAGAATTGAAGAAGTAA
- a CDS encoding LamG domain-containing protein, with translation MIRNSLLTNFIFLFFSLANCIYPQSKVIWNFENRDSIGYLKILPITNSGGTDIPQLRETEIGKSFYFDGINDGFLIKDNPLDRASSFTIEIIIKPDSADQIQNHEQRYFHLRNLEDDNSRILIELRYLKNNRWSLDTFLKCDNSRLTLYDSTISHEIGKWYHVALSYSNGAMKHFVNGKLELSGSIEFNMNRINNGQISIGARMDPRSWFKGFIHSILFSHHALPAKDFSFKKISIQNN, from the coding sequence ATGATTAGAAATTCACTATTAACGAATTTTATTTTTTTATTTTTTTCCCTCGCCAATTGCATTTATCCTCAATCAAAAGTTATTTGGAATTTCGAGAATAGAGATTCCATAGGTTATTTAAAAATTTTACCAATTACCAATAGTGGAGGAACAGACATTCCTCAATTGAGAGAAACTGAAATTGGAAAATCATTTTATTTTGATGGAATTAATGATGGTTTTTTAATTAAAGATAATCCTCTTGATAGAGCATCTTCATTTACTATCGAGATAATTATTAAACCTGATTCAGCTGATCAAATTCAAAATCATGAACAACGCTATTTTCATCTTCGGAATTTGGAAGATGATAATAGCAGAATACTGATTGAATTACGATATTTGAAAAATAATCGTTGGTCTCTCGATACTTTTTTAAAATGTGATAATTCTCGCTTAACACTTTATGATTCAACAATAAGTCATGAAATTGGGAAGTGGTATCATGTTGCTCTTAGCTACTCGAATGGGGCTATGAAACATTTTGTTAATGGTAAATTAGAGCTTAGCGGTAGTATTGAATTTAACATGAATCGGATTAATAATGGCCAGATTTCAATCGGGGCAAGAATGGATCCTCGCTCATGGTTTAAGGGATTTATACATTCAATCCTATTTTCACATCATGCTCTTCCGGCGAAGGATTTTTCCTTTAAAAAAATATCAATTCAAAATAATTAA
- a CDS encoding ABC transporter ATP-binding protein, translated as MSSLIEVKSLSKSYWRNNIEIPVLHNITLDVNEGEFLALMGPSGSGKTTLLNLIAGIDRPTNGEIHVAGTDIAKLGESALAKWRSSNIGFIFQFYNLIPVLTAYENVELPLLLTKLSKAERKKHVETALSIVGLGDRMSHYPKQLSGGQEQRVAIARAIVTDPQIIVADEPTGDLDKVSATEILTLMERLNKEYKKTIVMVTHDPHAAEKATITRHLDKGDLV; from the coding sequence ATGTCATCACTTATCGAAGTTAAAAGTTTATCAAAATCTTATTGGCGAAATAATATTGAGATTCCGGTTTTGCATAATATTACGCTGGATGTAAACGAAGGAGAGTTTTTAGCTTTAATGGGTCCTTCGGGATCAGGCAAAACTACATTGCTAAATTTAATTGCCGGTATCGATCGTCCGACAAATGGAGAAATTCATGTTGCCGGTACCGATATCGCAAAATTAGGTGAATCGGCGCTAGCAAAGTGGAGATCATCCAACATAGGATTCATATTTCAATTTTATAATTTGATACCTGTATTAACCGCTTACGAAAATGTTGAGCTTCCCCTTCTTCTTACAAAACTATCCAAAGCTGAAAGAAAAAAACATGTTGAAACAGCGTTATCAATTGTTGGACTTGGTGATCGAATGAGCCATTATCCTAAACAATTATCGGGAGGGCAGGAGCAGAGAGTAGCAATCGCCAGAGCTATTGTAACAGATCCACAGATCATAGTTGCCGATGAACCCACAGGCGATCTTGATAAAGTTTCAGCCACAGAAATTCTAACATTGATGGAGAGACTGAATAAAGAATATAAAAAGACGATTGTAATGGTAACACACGATCCACATGCCGCAGAAAAAGCAACAATCACCCGGCATCTGGATAAAGGCGATTTGGTATAA
- the lon gene encoding endopeptidase La: MSDLLPKPANDYALVENIPPVLPVLPLRDNVIFPYMIFPVLVGREQSIRAANFALDGSKYIFLAAQKRPNVEEPTTDDIFTEGTIAKIIQILKLPNGLLKILVDGVIQGKIISFTERSNFFEAEIEVIAPVHEDPREMKALVRQLTQLFKEYVKINKAVPPEAANAFENMDEIDRKLFYVAANINQSIEVKQKILQKFSIKEQLYEVIRILNSEIEILRIEKEIEGKVHENIAKTQRKFIIQEQIRILQDELGEEEETSPEFLKLRDRILKAKMPKAILEKALEEFNKLKKTPTSSPESTVIRNYLDWMVDVPWYKKTKDNLDLKNVRKILDEDHYGLDKPKERIVEHIAVLNLVKNMRGQILCFVGPPGVGKTSLGKSIARSLGRNFVRISLGGVRDEAEIRGHRRTYIGSMPGKIVQSMKKAKTINPVILLDEIDKMSMDFRGDPSSAMLEVLDPEQNHTFNDHYLDVDYDLSQVMFITTANVRYNIPLPLQDRMEIIELPGYLEHEKIQIAKKHIIPKQIKAHGLEKFEILFDDEVINKLNRDYTREAGVRNLEREIASVLRKTARDIVMSQSTNGKKKTIKKYVIDNDKVEKFLGVSKFRSQKAERELGIGSITGLAWTSVGGEILQVDATVMNGSEKLTLTGQLGNVMKESAQAALSYLRSNAKAFKLPSNFYKGKEIHIHLPEGAIPKDGPSAGITMTLALYSAFSSKQARSDVAMTGEITLRGKILAIGGLNEKLLAAQRSGIKTVLIPKDNEKDLIEIKDEVKNGLKIIPVSTIIEAVPYVFISSKNKTK, encoded by the coding sequence ATGAGTGATTTACTTCCCAAACCGGCAAATGATTATGCCTTAGTTGAAAATATTCCCCCGGTTTTACCGGTACTGCCCTTGAGAGATAACGTAATTTTTCCCTATATGATTTTTCCTGTTCTCGTCGGAAGAGAACAATCAATACGTGCCGCAAACTTCGCTCTCGATGGCTCTAAATATATTTTTCTAGCGGCTCAAAAAAGGCCGAATGTAGAAGAACCAACCACAGATGATATTTTTACTGAAGGAACAATTGCCAAAATAATTCAAATATTAAAACTTCCTAATGGTCTTCTCAAAATATTGGTCGATGGAGTAATTCAAGGTAAAATTATATCGTTCACAGAGCGGTCTAATTTTTTTGAGGCTGAGATCGAGGTTATTGCCCCGGTTCATGAAGATCCTCGAGAAATGAAAGCTCTTGTTCGTCAGCTCACACAATTGTTTAAAGAATATGTCAAAATAAATAAAGCTGTACCTCCCGAAGCCGCAAACGCTTTCGAAAACATGGATGAGATTGACCGAAAGCTTTTTTACGTTGCCGCAAATATCAATCAATCAATTGAAGTTAAACAAAAGATTCTGCAAAAATTTTCGATTAAAGAACAGCTTTATGAAGTAATAAGAATTCTGAATTCTGAAATCGAGATATTGCGCATCGAAAAAGAGATTGAAGGAAAAGTTCACGAAAATATTGCCAAGACTCAGAGAAAGTTTATTATTCAAGAACAGATAAGAATATTGCAGGATGAACTAGGCGAAGAGGAAGAAACTTCTCCCGAATTTTTAAAATTACGAGACCGAATTTTAAAGGCAAAAATGCCCAAAGCAATACTTGAAAAAGCTTTGGAAGAATTTAATAAATTGAAAAAAACTCCCACCAGTTCACCCGAATCTACTGTTATTAGAAATTATCTCGATTGGATGGTTGACGTACCCTGGTATAAAAAAACTAAAGATAACCTGGACTTAAAAAATGTAAGAAAAATTCTTGATGAAGATCATTATGGATTAGATAAACCGAAAGAAAGAATTGTTGAGCACATAGCTGTATTAAATTTGGTAAAGAATATGCGGGGGCAAATACTTTGTTTTGTTGGCCCTCCAGGTGTGGGAAAAACTAGTCTTGGTAAATCAATCGCACGTTCACTCGGAAGAAATTTTGTACGCATTTCACTCGGCGGCGTTCGTGATGAAGCTGAAATTAGAGGGCACCGCAGAACTTACATTGGTTCGATGCCCGGAAAAATTGTTCAATCAATGAAAAAAGCAAAAACTATTAATCCCGTTATTTTACTTGATGAAATTGATAAAATGAGTATGGATTTTAGGGGAGATCCATCATCGGCAATGTTAGAAGTGCTTGATCCTGAACAAAACCATACATTTAATGATCATTATCTCGATGTTGATTATGATCTTTCTCAAGTAATGTTTATTACAACAGCAAATGTTAGATATAATATTCCTCTTCCTTTACAGGACAGAATGGAAATTATTGAACTTCCCGGATATCTTGAGCATGAAAAAATTCAGATAGCCAAAAAACATATAATCCCAAAACAAATAAAGGCGCATGGACTTGAAAAATTTGAGATATTATTTGATGATGAAGTAATTAACAAGCTTAATAGAGATTATACCAGAGAAGCAGGCGTTAGAAATCTTGAACGGGAAATTGCTTCAGTGCTCAGAAAGACCGCGCGTGATATTGTTATGAGTCAATCTACAAATGGAAAAAAGAAGACTATTAAGAAATATGTAATTGATAATGATAAAGTTGAAAAGTTTTTAGGGGTATCAAAATTTAGATCACAAAAAGCTGAGCGTGAACTTGGAATTGGAAGTATTACAGGTTTGGCATGGACGAGTGTAGGGGGAGAAATACTTCAAGTGGATGCTACAGTTATGAACGGTTCTGAGAAATTAACACTTACCGGTCAATTGGGAAATGTAATGAAGGAATCTGCGCAAGCGGCATTAAGTTATTTACGATCGAACGCGAAGGCTTTTAAATTACCATCAAATTTTTATAAAGGAAAAGAAATTCATATTCATCTTCCGGAGGGTGCAATACCTAAGGATGGTCCCTCGGCCGGAATTACAATGACACTTGCGCTATACTCAGCATTCAGCAGTAAACAGGCACGGAGTGATGTTGCGATGACCGGTGAAATAACATTAAGAGGAAAAATTCTTGCGATCGGCGGACTTAATGAAAAATTACTCGCGGCTCAGAGAAGTGGAATTAAAACTGTTCTAATTCCAAAGGATAATGAAAAAGATTTAATTGAGATTAAGGATGAAGTGAAAAATGGTTTAAAGATAATTCCAGTATCAACAATTATTGAAGCCGTTCCCTATGTTTTTATTTCTTCTAAAAATAAAACAAAGTAA